A single window of Rhizobium sp. SL42 DNA harbors:
- a CDS encoding Lrp/AsnC family transcriptional regulator, producing the protein MDDLDRDILSALRQNARIPVASLAAMTGASRATISARIDRLVANGTIAAFTILTGREIQPTGVRAIIMIEVVGKFADRVAQQLRGIPQVKSLHSTNGRWDFIAELEDRDLAGFDETLRRIRLVEGINSTESSILLKTSKVA; encoded by the coding sequence ATGGATGATCTGGACCGTGATATTCTGAGCGCTCTTCGGCAAAACGCCCGGATACCCGTTGCTTCCCTTGCCGCAATGACCGGCGCATCGCGGGCGACAATCTCGGCCCGGATCGATCGCTTGGTCGCCAATGGCACCATTGCCGCTTTCACAATCCTCACCGGACGGGAAATCCAGCCGACCGGGGTGCGGGCAATCATCATGATCGAAGTCGTCGGCAAGTTTGCCGATCGGGTCGCGCAGCAGTTGCGCGGCATTCCGCAGGTCAAGTCGCTGCACAGCACCAATGGCCGCTGGGACTTCATTGCTGAACTCGAAGACCGTGATCTGGCTGGCTTCGACGAAACGCTGCGTCGCATTCGTCTGGTCGAGGGGATCAACAGCACCGAATCGAGCATTCTGTTGAAGACCAGCAAGGTCGCCTGA
- the rocF gene encoding arginase, giving the protein MAKQTRNVTLIGVPLEEGSGRGGCAMGPAALRIAGIAPALVDLGYTVDDAGDLRPAPAADLPVMDKAKHLAIVGAFARALEAATYEAATKGSVPVLLGGDHSLSMGSVSGMARYAHDAGRPLFVLWLDAHSDFNAPATSPSGNIHGMPVAFFCGKAEFAPILDPARPLVNPSHVYQVGIRSVDDEERRLISENAVNVYDMRAIDEEGMAGILKQILKDVREANALLHVSLDVDFLDPGIAPGVGTTVPGGATFREAHLIMELLHDSGLVSSLDLVELNPFLDDRGRSAHVMVDLAASLFGKRILDRPTRAG; this is encoded by the coding sequence ATGGCCAAGCAAACCAGAAACGTCACCCTGATCGGCGTGCCGCTCGAAGAAGGATCCGGACGCGGTGGTTGCGCCATGGGCCCGGCCGCACTGCGCATTGCCGGCATTGCCCCGGCGCTCGTCGATCTCGGCTACACCGTCGATGACGCGGGCGACCTGCGCCCGGCGCCGGCCGCTGATCTGCCGGTCATGGACAAGGCCAAGCATCTGGCCATCGTCGGGGCCTTTGCCCGCGCGCTCGAGGCTGCCACCTATGAGGCCGCAACCAAGGGCTCGGTGCCTGTCCTGCTTGGCGGCGACCACAGCCTTTCGATGGGCAGTGTCTCCGGCATGGCGCGATACGCACACGATGCCGGCCGCCCGCTCTTCGTCCTCTGGCTCGATGCCCATTCCGACTTCAATGCGCCGGCGACTTCTCCGTCCGGCAATATTCACGGCATGCCTGTCGCATTTTTCTGCGGCAAGGCCGAATTCGCACCGATCCTTGATCCGGCCCGTCCGCTGGTCAACCCGAGCCATGTCTACCAGGTCGGCATAAGGTCCGTCGATGACGAGGAACGCCGACTGATCTCCGAAAATGCGGTCAACGTCTACGACATGCGCGCGATCGATGAAGAAGGCATGGCAGGGATCCTGAAGCAGATCCTGAAGGACGTCCGCGAGGCGAATGCGCTTCTGCATGTCAGTCTCGACGTCGATTTCCTCGATCCGGGCATCGCACCCGGCGTCGGCACGACCGTGCCCGGCGGCGCAACCTTTCGTGAAGCCCATCTGATCATGGAGCTTCTGCACGACAGCGGCCTGGTGTCGTCGCTCGATCTCGTCGAACTGAACCCTTTCCTCGACGACCGCGGCCGCAGCGCCCATGTGATGGTTGATCTGGCCGCAAGCCTGTTCGGCAAGCGTATTCTCGACCGCCCGACACGAGCCGGATAA
- a CDS encoding methyl-accepting chemotaxis protein has translation MAFLLANAGDSKSILTALGRSQAIIEFNLDGTILTANENFCRTLGYSLSEIKGKHHRMFCEPAYVASPEYREFWASLGRGQFDSREYKRIAKDGSEIWIQASYNPVMRGGKPYKIVKFATDITARKQKSAEDSGKLEAISRVQATIEFTPTGEILTANANFLKTLGYSLTEIVGQNHAIFCEADYTRTEDYRKFWQTLASGQYVAEEFKRIGKGGKVVWIQASYNPIFDASGRVFKVVKYATDVTERVRAVDELAHGLTALANGDLTARIEKPFIPALEKTRTDFNASIEKLHQAIRTVNGNTEAIAAGSSEIRTASDSLSKRTEQQAAAIEETATALEQITQTVSNSSQRAIEAGQMVGRTKSAAERSGDVVKRAVGAMDQIENSSREISNIIGVIDDIAFQTNLLALNAGVEAARAGEAGKGFAVVAQEVRELAQRSANAAKEIKALITTSSGQVKNGVDLVGETGKALEQIVSEVQDINLNVIAIVEASKEQSTALLEINRAVNALDQNTQQNAAMVEESTAASHSLAREAATLRSLVAQFRIGQHSSHIIHQARPDAPPVASPARKLMAQVARAAGVGASAKAQEGWEDF, from the coding sequence ATGGCATTTCTATTGGCAAATGCAGGCGATTCAAAATCGATCCTGACGGCATTGGGTCGATCCCAGGCGATCATCGAATTCAACCTCGACGGGACGATCCTGACGGCAAACGAAAATTTCTGTCGCACGCTGGGCTACAGCCTGAGCGAGATCAAAGGCAAGCATCACCGTATGTTCTGCGAGCCGGCCTATGTGGCCAGCCCGGAATATCGCGAATTCTGGGCAAGCCTTGGGCGGGGCCAATTCGACAGCCGCGAATACAAGCGCATTGCCAAGGACGGCTCGGAGATCTGGATCCAGGCCTCCTACAATCCGGTCATGCGCGGCGGAAAGCCATACAAGATCGTCAAGTTCGCTACGGATATCACGGCGAGAAAGCAGAAGTCGGCGGAAGACAGCGGCAAGCTGGAAGCCATTTCCCGCGTCCAGGCGACCATCGAGTTCACCCCCACCGGCGAAATCCTCACCGCCAATGCAAACTTCCTCAAGACGCTCGGCTACAGCCTGACCGAAATCGTCGGTCAGAATCACGCGATCTTCTGTGAGGCGGATTACACACGCACGGAAGACTATCGCAAGTTCTGGCAGACGCTGGCGTCCGGGCAATATGTCGCCGAGGAATTCAAGCGCATCGGCAAGGGCGGCAAGGTCGTCTGGATCCAGGCCTCCTACAATCCGATTTTCGATGCAAGCGGCCGCGTCTTCAAGGTTGTCAAATATGCGACCGACGTGACCGAGCGTGTCCGCGCCGTCGATGAATTGGCTCATGGGCTGACCGCGCTTGCCAATGGCGACCTGACGGCCCGCATCGAGAAGCCCTTCATTCCGGCGCTTGAGAAGACCCGCACGGATTTCAATGCCTCGATCGAAAAGCTTCATCAGGCGATCCGCACGGTCAACGGCAATACCGAGGCCATCGCGGCCGGCTCCTCCGAGATCCGCACCGCCTCCGACAGCCTGTCGAAGCGCACCGAACAGCAGGCCGCCGCGATCGAGGAGACCGCGACAGCACTGGAGCAGATCACCCAGACCGTGTCCAACAGCTCCCAGCGCGCCATCGAGGCCGGGCAGATGGTGGGCCGGACCAAGTCTGCGGCGGAGCGATCCGGCGATGTCGTCAAGAGAGCGGTCGGTGCGATGGACCAGATTGAAAATTCGTCGCGCGAGATTTCCAACATCATCGGCGTGATCGACGATATTGCCTTCCAGACCAATCTGCTCGCCTTGAACGCAGGCGTGGAAGCAGCCCGTGCGGGCGAAGCCGGCAAGGGCTTTGCCGTCGTCGCACAGGAGGTCCGCGAACTGGCGCAACGATCGGCCAACGCGGCCAAGGAAATCAAGGCCCTCATCACCACATCGTCCGGCCAGGTTAAGAACGGCGTCGATCTCGTCGGTGAAACCGGCAAGGCGCTGGAACAGATCGTCTCGGAAGTCCAGGACATCAACCTGAATGTCATCGCCATCGTCGAGGCATCAAAGGAACAGTCGACCGCGCTTCTGGAAATCAACCGGGCGGTCAACGCACTGGACCAGAACACCCAGCAGAACGCCGCCATGGTCGAGGAATCCACCGCCGCCAGCCACAGCCTCGCGCGCGAAGCGGCCACCCTTCGCAGTCTTGTTGCGCAGTTTAGAATTGGGCAACACTCTTCGCATATTATACACCAAGCGCGTCCTGATGCCCCTCCTGTTGCATCGCCGGCACGCAAACTCATGGCTCAGGTCGCTCGCGCCGCAGGCGTAGGTGCATCGGCCAAGGCACAGGAAGGTTGGGAAGATTTCTAA
- a CDS encoding chemotaxis protein CheW, whose amino-acid sequence MATTISSTSFSGETLEIIAFRLHDQEFCVKTTTIREIRGWAPSTPIPHAPADVIGVMNLRGSVIPIIDLAYKLGMKSTVANERSAIVVAEVHNMVIGMLVDRVSDILTIPSSQVQPVPEISASFDKTFSEGIIANENGMICFLNLAKMFKGSDLEDLAA is encoded by the coding sequence ATGGCAACCACGATCAGTTCGACTAGCTTCAGCGGGGAAACCCTCGAGATCATCGCGTTCCGGCTTCATGATCAGGAATTTTGCGTCAAGACGACCACGATCCGCGAAATCCGCGGCTGGGCTCCGTCGACGCCGATCCCGCACGCACCGGCCGACGTCATCGGCGTGATGAACCTCCGCGGCTCGGTGATCCCGATCATCGACCTTGCCTACAAGCTGGGCATGAAGTCTACGGTTGCCAATGAACGCTCTGCCATCGTGGTTGCAGAAGTGCACAATATGGTCATCGGTATGCTGGTCGACCGTGTTTCGGACATCCTGACCATCCCGTCCAGCCAGGTTCAGCCGGTGCCGGAAATCTCCGCCTCCTTCGACAAGACCTTCTCCGAGGGCATCATTGCCAACGAAAACGGCATGATCTGCTTCCTCAACCTCGCGAAGATGTTCAAGGGCAGCGACCTGGAAGATCTGGCCGCGTAA
- a CDS encoding formate dehydrogenase subunit delta, translating to MSHSGTDEKLVRMANQIATFFLSQPADVRVDGVALHINKFWEKRMRRRFFEMIDAHQDGFLPLVVEAAAKIERPDPVAAHSPSQMSPS from the coding sequence ATGTCTCATAGCGGCACTGACGAAAAGCTCGTGCGGATGGCCAACCAGATCGCCACCTTTTTCCTGTCCCAGCCGGCGGACGTGCGGGTGGATGGCGTTGCCTTACATATCAACAAATTCTGGGAGAAGCGCATGCGCCGCCGCTTCTTCGAGATGATCGATGCACATCAAGACGGTTTCCTGCCGCTGGTTGTCGAGGCGGCTGCAAAGATCGAGCGCCCCGATCCGGTGGCAGCACACAGCCCGTCTCAGATGTCGCCGTCCTGA
- the fdhD gene encoding formate dehydrogenase accessory sulfurtransferase FdhD, whose amino-acid sequence MTDGSRLVPEEVPIAFSYGGSTHAVMMATPDDLEDFAVGFSLAEGIIGHAREIVDIEAVEAGDGIDVQVVLVDGTAQALTSRRRRMAGPVGCGLCGIESIEQATREVPVVAGSDFALTPAQVAEAVRLLGEGQKLNRETRAVHGAGFYMPGRGVVAIREDVGRHNALDKLAGAVLIGGWSPTEGAVVVTSRLSVEMVQKTAALGSPMLIAISAPTALAIRTAEKAGMTLIGIARDDDFEIFTGSEKVIQGVFHHVS is encoded by the coding sequence ATGACGGACGGAAGTCGGCTGGTGCCGGAGGAAGTGCCGATCGCCTTTTCCTATGGCGGCAGCACCCATGCCGTGATGATGGCGACGCCCGACGATCTCGAGGATTTTGCCGTTGGGTTTTCCCTGGCCGAAGGCATTATCGGACATGCGCGCGAAATCGTCGATATCGAGGCGGTTGAGGCGGGTGACGGGATCGATGTGCAGGTGGTGCTGGTGGACGGGACTGCGCAGGCCCTGACCTCGCGGCGCAGGCGCATGGCCGGCCCGGTCGGATGTGGTCTTTGCGGCATCGAATCGATCGAGCAGGCGACGCGAGAGGTGCCGGTCGTTGCCGGCAGTGATTTCGCCCTTACTCCAGCGCAGGTCGCCGAGGCCGTGCGTCTGCTGGGCGAGGGGCAAAAGCTCAATCGCGAAACGCGGGCGGTGCATGGAGCCGGTTTCTACATGCCCGGCCGTGGAGTCGTGGCGATCCGGGAAGATGTCGGGCGCCACAATGCGCTCGACAAGCTTGCCGGTGCCGTCCTCATCGGTGGATGGTCGCCGACCGAAGGGGCGGTGGTGGTCACCAGCCGGCTATCGGTCGAGATGGTGCAGAAGACGGCGGCGCTCGGTTCCCCGATGCTGATCGCGATTTCCGCGCCGACGGCCCTGGCCATTCGCACCGCGGAAAAGGCGGGCATGACCCTGATCGGAATTGCCCGCGACGATGATTTCGAAATTTTTACCGGGTCTGAAAAAGTGATCCAGGGAGTGTTCCACCATGTCTCATAG
- the fdhF gene encoding formate dehydrogenase subunit alpha: MGLVPEIDFGTPASLATETVTLTIDGREITVAAGTSIMRASMEAGIQVPKLCATDMVDAFGSCRLCLVEVEGRNGTPASCTTPVAAGLVVHTQTERLKQIRKGVMELYISDHPLDCLTCAANGDCELQDMAGAVGLRDVRYGYEGDNHVKARSGAGESNARYMPKDESNPYFTYDPAKCIVCSRCVRACEEVQGTFALTIEGRGFGSRVSPGAHEDFLSSECVSCGACVQACPTATLTEKSVIAIGQPEHSVVTTCAYCGVGCSFKAEMRGEELVRMVPWKDGKANRGHSCVKGRFAYGYASHKDRILNPMVRENISDPWREVTWDEAFAHIAAEFKRIQYQYGREAIGGITSSRCTNEETYLVQKLIRAGFGNNNVDTCARVCHSPTGYGLGQAFGTSAGTQDFDSVEHSDVVVVIGANPTDGHPVFGSRLKKRLRQGAKLIVIDPRRTDIVRSPHIEAAFHLPLKPGTNVAVMTAMAHVIVTEGLFAEAFIRERCDWSEFEDWAAFVAEPQHSPEATEAFTGVPAADLRGAARLYATGGNGAIYYGLGVTEHSQGSTTVMAIANLSMVTGNIGRPGVGVNPLRGQNNVQGSCDMGSFPHEFPGYRHVSDDATRDTFEKLWGVTLSDEPGLRIPNMLDAAVDGTFKGIYIQGEDILQSDPDTKHVSAGLAAMECVVVHDLFLNETANYAHVFLPGSTFLEKDGTFTNAERRINRVRKVMSPKNGYGDWEVTQKLAQAMGLNWTYSHPSEIMDEIAATTPSFAKVSYAYLETMGSVQWPCNEAHPDGSPIMHTDGFVRGRGKFIRTEYVATDERTGPRFPLLLTTGRILSQYNVGAQTRRTENTVWHGEDRLEVHPHDAEQRGIKDGDWIKLTSRAGDTTLRALLTDRVSPGVVYTTFHHPDTQANVITTDFSDWATNCPEYKVTAVQVSPSNGPTEWQEDYEELSRRSRRIVGKLEAAE, from the coding sequence ATGGGTCTCGTTCCGGAAATTGACTTTGGCACGCCTGCGTCCCTGGCGACCGAGACCGTCACGCTGACCATTGACGGTCGCGAGATCACCGTCGCCGCCGGCACCTCGATCATGCGCGCTTCGATGGAGGCCGGCATCCAGGTGCCGAAACTCTGCGCCACCGACATGGTCGATGCCTTCGGCTCCTGCCGGCTCTGTCTGGTGGAGGTCGAGGGCCGCAATGGCACGCCCGCATCCTGCACGACCCCGGTTGCGGCCGGGCTTGTCGTGCACACCCAGACGGAGCGACTGAAGCAGATCCGCAAGGGTGTGATGGAGCTCTACATTTCCGACCACCCGCTCGACTGTCTGACATGCGCCGCCAATGGCGACTGCGAGCTGCAGGACATGGCGGGCGCTGTCGGCCTGCGCGACGTGCGCTACGGCTACGAGGGTGACAATCACGTCAAGGCGCGCTCGGGTGCTGGCGAAAGCAATGCCCGCTACATGCCGAAGGACGAAAGCAATCCGTATTTCACCTATGACCCGGCCAAATGCATCGTCTGTTCGCGTTGCGTGAGGGCTTGCGAGGAAGTGCAGGGTACGTTCGCGCTGACCATCGAGGGACGTGGTTTCGGCAGCCGTGTGTCACCTGGTGCGCACGAAGACTTCCTCTCCTCCGAATGTGTCTCCTGCGGCGCCTGCGTGCAGGCCTGTCCGACCGCCACGCTGACCGAAAAGTCGGTGATTGCCATCGGCCAGCCGGAGCATTCTGTCGTTACGACCTGCGCCTATTGCGGCGTCGGCTGTTCGTTCAAGGCGGAAATGCGAGGCGAAGAGCTGGTGCGGATGGTTCCGTGGAAGGACGGCAAGGCCAATCGCGGCCATTCCTGCGTCAAGGGACGGTTCGCCTATGGTTACGCAAGCCATAAGGACCGCATCCTCAATCCGATGGTGCGCGAGAATATCAGCGATCCCTGGCGTGAGGTAACCTGGGACGAGGCCTTTGCCCATATCGCGGCTGAATTCAAGCGGATCCAGTATCAGTACGGGCGCGAGGCGATTGGCGGCATCACTTCGTCGCGTTGCACGAACGAAGAAACCTATCTGGTGCAGAAGCTGATCCGCGCCGGCTTCGGCAACAACAATGTCGATACCTGCGCCCGCGTCTGCCATTCGCCGACAGGCTATGGCCTGGGCCAGGCCTTCGGTACGTCGGCGGGAACGCAGGATTTCGACAGCGTCGAGCATTCCGATGTGGTCGTGGTCATCGGTGCCAACCCGACGGACGGTCATCCGGTCTTCGGGTCGCGGCTGAAGAAGCGGTTGCGCCAGGGCGCGAAACTGATCGTCATCGATCCGCGCCGGACCGATATCGTCCGCAGCCCGCATATCGAGGCAGCCTTCCACCTGCCGCTGAAGCCTGGCACCAATGTCGCCGTGATGACTGCCATGGCGCATGTCATCGTGACCGAAGGTCTGTTCGCCGAGGCTTTCATTCGCGAACGCTGCGACTGGTCGGAATTCGAGGATTGGGCGGCGTTTGTCGCCGAGCCGCAGCACAGCCCTGAGGCGACCGAGGCATTCACCGGCGTCCCGGCTGCCGACCTGCGCGGCGCTGCACGTCTCTATGCCACCGGCGGCAATGGCGCGATCTACTACGGTCTGGGCGTGACGGAACACAGTCAGGGTTCGACGACCGTCATGGCAATCGCCAACCTCTCCATGGTGACCGGAAATATCGGTCGTCCCGGTGTGGGCGTGAACCCATTGCGTGGGCAGAACAATGTGCAGGGTTCCTGCGACATGGGCTCTTTCCCGCACGAGTTTCCAGGCTACCGTCATGTTTCGGACGACGCCACGCGCGACACCTTTGAAAAACTCTGGGGCGTGACGCTTAGCGATGAGCCGGGCCTTCGCATCCCCAACATGCTCGATGCGGCCGTCGACGGCACGTTCAAGGGCATCTATATCCAGGGCGAGGACATTCTCCAGTCCGACCCGGACACCAAACATGTGTCGGCCGGTCTGGCCGCGATGGAATGCGTCGTGGTGCACGACCTCTTCCTCAACGAGACGGCCAACTATGCCCATGTCTTCCTGCCGGGTTCGACTTTCCTGGAGAAGGATGGCACCTTCACCAATGCCGAACGCCGGATCAACCGCGTGCGCAAGGTGATGAGCCCGAAGAACGGCTATGGCGACTGGGAAGTGACACAGAAGCTTGCCCAGGCGATGGGGCTGAACTGGACCTATAGTCATCCGTCCGAAATCATGGACGAGATTGCCGCGACCACGCCGAGCTTTGCCAAGGTTTCCTATGCCTATCTCGAGACGATGGGATCGGTTCAGTGGCCTTGCAACGAAGCACATCCAGATGGCTCGCCAATCATGCATACCGACGGATTCGTGCGCGGAAGGGGTAAGTTCATCCGCACCGAATATGTCGCGACGGACGAACGCACAGGGCCGCGTTTCCCGCTGCTACTGACCACCGGCCGCATTCTGTCGCAGTACAATGTCGGCGCACAGACCCGGCGCACCGAAAACACGGTTTGGCACGGCGAGGACCGGCTGGAGGTGCATCCGCACGATGCCGAGCAGCGGGGGATCAAGGATGGCGACTGGATCAAGTTGACCAGCCGCGCGGGGGACACGACGCTGCGCGCGTTGCTGACCGACCGGGTATCTCCGGGCGTCGTCTATACCACCTTCCATCATCCCGATACGCAGGCCAACGTGATCACCACGGACTTCTCCGACTGGGCGACAAACTGCCCGGAATACAAGGTGACCGCGGTGCAGGTCTCGCCGTCGAACGGCCCGACCGAATGGCAGGAAGACTATGAAGAACTGTCCCGTCGCTCGCGTCGCATCGTCGGCAAGCTAGAGGCTGCGGAGTGA
- a CDS encoding DUF4287 domain-containing protein: protein MNEANKVKGPASYFPSIEKTYGQPIDHWVALIRGQAGLTHMQIVNWLKQTHGLGHGHANALVAHTLAETKQAGGI, encoded by the coding sequence ATGAACGAAGCGAACAAGGTCAAAGGTCCCGCGTCCTACTTTCCGTCGATCGAAAAGACCTATGGCCAGCCGATAGACCACTGGGTCGCGCTGATCCGTGGTCAGGCCGGGTTGACGCATATGCAGATCGTCAACTGGCTCAAGCAGACACACGGCCTGGGGCATGGTCATGCCAACGCGCTTGTGGCGCATACGCTGGCCGAAACGAAACAAGCGGGAGGGATCTGA
- a CDS encoding formate dehydrogenase beta subunit, with translation MSVTVFVPRDSAALAVGANRVAAVIEREAKARGLDVTIVRNGSRGLLWLEVLVEVRTVAGRIAYGPVTPSDVPALFDADFLAGGAHPLCHGETKEIPFLKSQTRLTFSRCGVTDPLSLDDYRRYQGLKGLEKAIALPPAEIVSQVTNSGLRGRGGAGFPTGIKWKTVADAKADQKYIVCNADEGDSGTFADRMIMEGDPFVLIEGMVIAGIATGATKGYVYTRSEYPYAIAMMDEAIAVARRAGILGPSVMGSTYAFDMEVREGAGAYVCGEETSLLNSLEGKRGIVRAKPPLPALQGLFGKPTVVNNVMSLASIPVIMDQGAQFYRDFGVGRSHGTIPIQIAGNIKHGGLYETAFGLTLGQLIDEIGGGTLSGRPVKAVQVGGPLGAYFPRALFDTVFDYEAFAARDGLIGHAGIVVFDDTADMLKQARFAMEFCAIESCGKCTPCRIGSTRGVETADRIAKGIEPEKNRELLADLCNTMKFGSLCALGGFTPYPVLSAMTHFPADFAPAPMVEAAE, from the coding sequence ATGAGCGTTACCGTATTCGTACCGCGTGATTCAGCAGCGCTTGCCGTGGGTGCCAACAGGGTCGCTGCGGTCATCGAGCGGGAAGCCAAGGCGCGCGGGCTCGATGTGACGATCGTTCGCAACGGTTCGCGCGGCCTGCTATGGCTTGAAGTTCTGGTCGAGGTTCGGACAGTAGCGGGCCGTATCGCTTACGGTCCGGTCACGCCGTCGGACGTGCCGGCGCTGTTCGATGCCGATTTTCTCGCCGGTGGTGCGCATCCGCTCTGTCATGGCGAAACGAAAGAAATTCCGTTCCTCAAGAGTCAGACACGGCTTACGTTCTCGCGTTGTGGCGTCACGGATCCGTTGTCGCTGGATGACTATCGGCGCTATCAGGGCCTGAAGGGTCTGGAAAAGGCGATTGCGCTTCCACCGGCAGAGATTGTCAGCCAGGTGACAAACAGCGGTCTGCGCGGTCGTGGCGGGGCGGGCTTTCCGACCGGGATCAAATGGAAGACGGTGGCTGACGCGAAGGCGGACCAGAAATATATCGTCTGCAACGCCGACGAGGGCGACAGCGGCACGTTTGCGGATCGGATGATCATGGAGGGGGATCCCTTCGTGCTGATCGAAGGCATGGTCATCGCCGGCATCGCCACCGGTGCCACCAAGGGCTATGTCTACACCCGGTCGGAATATCCTTACGCGATCGCGATGATGGACGAGGCGATCGCGGTCGCCCGCCGCGCCGGAATTCTCGGGCCGTCCGTTATGGGTTCGACTTACGCTTTCGACATGGAAGTGCGCGAAGGCGCCGGTGCCTATGTCTGTGGCGAGGAGACCTCGCTGCTCAACAGTCTTGAGGGCAAGCGCGGCATCGTTCGCGCCAAGCCGCCGTTGCCGGCGCTGCAGGGCCTGTTCGGCAAGCCGACTGTGGTCAACAACGTCATGTCGCTTGCCTCCATTCCGGTCATCATGGACCAGGGCGCACAGTTCTACCGCGATTTCGGCGTGGGCCGGTCGCATGGCACGATCCCGATCCAGATCGCCGGCAATATCAAGCATGGCGGTCTATACGAGACGGCATTCGGCCTGACACTCGGCCAGCTGATCGATGAGATTGGCGGAGGCACGCTGTCTGGCCGTCCGGTCAAGGCCGTGCAGGTCGGTGGCCCGCTCGGCGCCTATTTTCCGCGCGCTCTTTTCGATACCGTCTTCGATTATGAAGCCTTCGCCGCGCGGGACGGCCTGATCGGCCATGCTGGCATCGTCGTGTTCGACGATACCGCCGACATGCTGAAGCAGGCGCGGTTCGCCATGGAATTCTGCGCCATAGAAAGCTGCGGCAAGTGCACCCCCTGTCGCATCGGTTCGACCCGCGGCGTCGAGACGGCCGACAGGATTGCCAAGGGCATCGAGCCGGAAAAGAACCGCGAACTGCTGGCAGACCTCTGCAACACGATGAAATTCGGTTCGCTTTGCGCGCTGGGCGGCTTCACGCCCTATCCCGTGCTGAGTGCGATGACGCATTTCCCGGCTGATTTCGCGCCGGCACCGATGGTGGAGGCGGCCGAATGA
- a CDS encoding formate dehydrogenase subunit gamma: MNIRAIAEDEASRISAIIEDLKHLEGPMLPILHEIQAVFGFVPESAKQIIATALNLSRAEVHGVITFYHDFRDHPSGRHVLKLCRAEACQSMGGEPLAEKLLSRLGIDWHGTTADGAITVEPVFCLGLCAQAPAAMFDGELHARLSEHCLSDIVAEARR, from the coding sequence ATGAATATTCGGGCGATTGCCGAGGATGAGGCAAGCCGCATCTCTGCGATCATTGAAGACTTGAAGCATCTGGAAGGTCCGATGCTGCCGATCCTTCACGAGATCCAGGCTGTGTTCGGCTTTGTCCCGGAAAGCGCCAAGCAGATCATCGCCACGGCGTTGAACCTGTCGCGTGCCGAGGTGCATGGCGTCATTACCTTCTATCACGATTTCCGTGACCATCCGTCCGGTCGACATGTGCTGAAGCTCTGTCGCGCCGAGGCTTGCCAGTCCATGGGTGGCGAGCCTCTTGCTGAAAAACTGCTGTCCCGACTTGGAATCGACTGGCACGGTACCACGGCCGATGGGGCGATCACGGTCGAACCGGTGTTCTGTCTCGGGCTCTGTGCCCAGGCGCCGGCTGCCATGTTTGACGGCGAACTGCATGCCAGGCTTTCCGAACACTGTCTCAGCGACATCGTTGCGGAGGCACGCCGATGA